The Streptomyces spororaveus genome includes a region encoding these proteins:
- a CDS encoding EF-hand domain-containing protein — translation MDSAEYERKIAARFATFDQDGSGYIDREDFSAAAKAVLAEFGTTARSDKGQAVFAGAEAFWQGMAGIADVDGDQRVSREEFITGAAKRLRDNPERFAEIARPFLRAVIAVADEDGGGATPPNAARVLRVLGTAPELATEVAAALDADRDGRISEDEILAAFAGYCGVEAPDA, via the coding sequence ATGGACAGCGCAGAATACGAGCGCAAGATCGCCGCCCGATTCGCCACCTTCGACCAGGACGGGTCCGGCTATATCGACCGGGAGGACTTCAGCGCGGCCGCTAAGGCCGTCCTGGCCGAATTCGGTACCACCGCCCGGTCGGACAAGGGCCAGGCCGTCTTCGCGGGCGCCGAGGCCTTCTGGCAGGGAATGGCCGGCATCGCGGACGTCGACGGGGACCAGCGGGTGTCCCGCGAGGAGTTCATCACCGGGGCCGCGAAGCGGCTGCGCGACAACCCGGAGCGGTTCGCGGAGATCGCGCGGCCGTTCCTGCGGGCCGTGATCGCGGTGGCGGACGAGGACGGCGGCGGCGCGACGCCACCGAACGCGGCCCGGGTGCTGCGCGTCCTGGGCACCGCCCCGGAGCTGGCCACCGAGGTGGCGGCGGCCCTGGACGCGGACCGCGACGGCCGTATCTCGGAGGACGAGATCCTGGCGGCCTTCGCGGGCTACTGCGGGGTGGAAGCCCCCGACGCGTAA
- a CDS encoding SCO4402 family protein, producing MGGMPLNDMPWWRWRSNVRSALHMLSDPVFHEDTWLTGDEAYGDITDAVYRLVEDTWLDSWSAEKYVGTIFRDSQEAAVVDLAVLRVLRILHQVGPDAPVSAYLEHHAWPEAVRAAREAHVRLAEADGDDPDVRPTSLDALKILTRAV from the coding sequence ATGGGCGGCATGCCCCTCAATGACATGCCGTGGTGGCGCTGGCGCAGCAACGTGCGCTCGGCGCTGCACATGCTTTCCGATCCGGTCTTCCACGAGGACACCTGGCTGACCGGCGACGAGGCGTACGGCGACATCACCGACGCCGTGTACCGGCTCGTCGAGGACACTTGGCTCGACAGCTGGTCCGCCGAGAAGTACGTCGGCACGATCTTCCGCGACTCGCAGGAGGCGGCCGTCGTCGACCTCGCCGTGCTGCGGGTGCTCCGCATCCTCCACCAGGTCGGGCCCGACGCCCCCGTCTCCGCCTACCTGGAGCACCACGCGTGGCCCGAGGCGGTACGTGCCGCGCGCGAGGCGCACGTACGGCTGGCGGAAGCCGACGGGGACGACCCCGACGTGCGACCGACATCGCTCGATGCGCTGAAGATCCTCACCCGCGCGGTGTGA
- the purU gene encoding formyltetrahydrofolate deformylase: protein MSDPHTEAPAQHQPQPQYVLTMSCPDKQGIVHAVSSYLFMTGCNIVDSQQFGDRETGLFFMRVHFEAEPPVTVDKLRASFAAIGDSFKMDWQIHRSEERMRIILMVSKFGHCLNDLLFRTRIGALPVEIAAVVSNHTDFAELVGSYDIPFVHIPVTKDTKAEAEERLLELVRAENVDLVVLARYMQVLSDKLCTELSGRIINIHHSFLPSFKGAKPYHQAHARGVKLIGATAHYVTANLDEGPIIEQEVERVGHEVTPDQLVAIGRDVECQALARAVKWHSEHRVLLNGARTVVFA from the coding sequence ATGAGCGACCCGCACACCGAGGCCCCGGCCCAGCACCAGCCCCAGCCGCAGTACGTCCTGACCATGTCCTGCCCCGACAAGCAGGGCATCGTGCATGCCGTGTCGAGTTACCTCTTCATGACCGGATGCAACATCGTGGACAGCCAGCAGTTCGGAGACCGGGAGACCGGGCTCTTCTTCATGCGGGTGCACTTCGAGGCCGAGCCCCCGGTGACGGTCGACAAGCTGCGCGCCAGCTTCGCCGCGATCGGCGACTCGTTCAAGATGGACTGGCAGATCCACCGCTCCGAGGAGCGCATGCGGATCATCCTCATGGTGTCCAAGTTCGGGCACTGCCTGAACGACCTGCTGTTCCGTACGCGGATCGGCGCCCTGCCGGTGGAGATCGCGGCCGTGGTCTCCAACCACACCGACTTCGCCGAACTGGTCGGCTCCTACGACATCCCGTTCGTGCACATTCCGGTCACGAAGGACACGAAGGCGGAGGCGGAGGAGCGGCTGCTGGAGCTGGTGCGCGCCGAGAACGTCGACCTGGTGGTCCTGGCGCGCTACATGCAGGTGCTGTCGGACAAGCTGTGCACGGAACTGAGCGGGCGGATCATCAACATCCACCACTCGTTCCTGCCGAGCTTCAAGGGCGCGAAGCCGTACCACCAGGCGCACGCGCGAGGCGTGAAGCTGATCGGCGCGACCGCGCACTACGTGACGGCGAACCTCGACGAGGGACCGATCATCGAGCAGGAGGTCGAGCGGGTCGGCCACGAGGTGACGCCGGACCAGCTGGTGGCGATCGGGCGGGACGTGGAGTGCCAGGCGCTCGCGCGCGCGGTGAAGTGGCACAGCGAGCACCGCGTGCTCCTGAACGGCGCCCGCACGGTGGTGTTCGCGTAG
- a CDS encoding VOC family protein, with protein sequence MAKEFQVTYDCADPGAQAVFWAQALGYQVQPPPEGFPDWPAALTAWGVPPEQHNSRSAITDPDGKGPRIFFQQVPEGKTGKNRLHLDVRSAPGLKGDERMAVLEEECTRLEGLGAKRLYRLDGNAMDQGIIVMADPEGNEFCLD encoded by the coding sequence ATGGCCAAGGAGTTCCAGGTGACGTACGACTGCGCGGATCCGGGAGCGCAGGCGGTGTTCTGGGCGCAGGCGCTGGGTTACCAGGTCCAGCCCCCGCCCGAGGGGTTCCCCGACTGGCCGGCCGCACTCACCGCTTGGGGCGTACCGCCCGAGCAGCACAACAGCCGGTCCGCCATCACGGATCCGGACGGAAAGGGGCCGAGGATCTTCTTCCAGCAGGTCCCGGAGGGAAAGACCGGCAAGAACCGCCTGCATCTGGACGTGCGCTCCGCCCCCGGCCTCAAGGGGGACGAGCGGATGGCCGTGCTGGAGGAGGAGTGCACCCGGCTGGAAGGCCTGGGCGCGAAGCGGCTGTACCGCTTGGACGGCAATGCCATGGATCAGGGGATCATCGTCATGGCCGACCCTGAGGGGAACGAGTTCTGCCTGGACTGA
- a CDS encoding ABC transporter substrate-binding protein: MTISRRAVSLSRTFVATAMGTCLIAACGALPGGSGGSGGTVTVMTFAPEETKATNMPGMTGMAKAYERYVNSKGGINGRKLRVLTCNEKNTPSGAADCARKAVAEKAVAVVGSYSQHGRAFMAPLEAEGIPFIGGYGVSSEEFQSPLSYPVNGGQPVLIAGAGHQLGRACNQVALVRPDTIAGDTLPVLLNAGLRANKMADASDIRAAEDSADFVAQAREALAHTSGTGKEKEKEKGCVTAVLGERTETFFDAFRRTDAQRKKPQISSVLGSVSQSLVDRTGGKESPFEGAYLTSWYPVSADPLWEPMRKVVSEFAFGDDSVDPDDSGAQTTWIAYTVLSEILKRFASDAPVTGRTVKRALNESQPVNTGGLTPALSWRYQDMRAVAGFPRIVNGQVTFQIVQAGRLVAQPGEQSLDMTPTLVAAPPTA, encoded by the coding sequence ATGACCATCTCGCGACGCGCCGTATCCCTCTCCCGCACCTTCGTGGCCACGGCGATGGGTACGTGCCTCATCGCCGCGTGCGGGGCGCTCCCCGGGGGTTCCGGAGGGTCCGGCGGGACCGTCACCGTCATGACCTTCGCCCCCGAAGAGACCAAAGCGACCAACATGCCCGGAATGACCGGCATGGCCAAGGCGTACGAGCGCTACGTGAACTCCAAGGGCGGGATCAACGGGCGCAAACTGCGCGTACTGACCTGCAACGAGAAGAACACGCCCTCCGGTGCCGCCGACTGCGCCCGCAAGGCCGTCGCCGAGAAGGCGGTCGCCGTCGTCGGCTCCTACAGCCAGCACGGACGCGCCTTCATGGCCCCGCTGGAGGCGGAGGGCATCCCCTTCATCGGCGGCTACGGAGTCTCCTCCGAGGAGTTCCAGTCCCCCCTGTCCTACCCGGTCAACGGCGGCCAGCCCGTCCTCATCGCCGGGGCCGGCCACCAGCTGGGCCGCGCCTGCAACCAGGTCGCCCTGGTCCGCCCCGACACCATCGCGGGCGACACCCTGCCGGTCCTCCTCAACGCCGGACTGCGGGCCAACAAGATGGCGGACGCATCCGACATCCGGGCCGCCGAGGACTCCGCCGACTTCGTGGCGCAGGCCCGCGAGGCCCTCGCGCACACCAGCGGCACCGGCAAGGAGAAGGAAAAGGAGAAGGGCTGCGTGACCGCCGTCCTCGGCGAGCGCACCGAGACCTTCTTCGACGCCTTCCGCCGGACCGACGCCCAGCGCAAGAAGCCGCAGATCTCCTCCGTCCTGGGCAGCGTGAGCCAGTCCCTCGTGGACCGCACCGGCGGCAAGGAGAGCCCCTTCGAGGGCGCCTACCTGACCAGCTGGTACCCGGTGTCCGCCGATCCCCTCTGGGAGCCCATGCGGAAGGTGGTCTCCGAGTTCGCCTTCGGCGACGACAGCGTCGACCCCGACGACAGCGGGGCGCAGACCACCTGGATCGCGTACACGGTGCTCAGCGAGATCCTCAAGCGCTTCGCGTCGGACGCGCCCGTCACCGGCCGCACGGTCAAGCGGGCCCTGAACGAGTCGCAGCCGGTCAACACCGGCGGCCTCACCCCGGCCCTGAGCTGGCGCTACCAGGACATGCGCGCCGTCGCCGGCTTCCCCCGCATCGTCAACGGCCAGGTCACCTTCCAGATCGTGCAGGCCGGGCGGCTCGTGGCACAGCCCGGCGAGCAGTCCCTGGACATGACCCCGACCCTGGTGGCGGCCCCGCCCACGGCCTGA
- a CDS encoding alpha/beta fold hydrolase has translation MVQRVDVTGAEGVRLAAWEFREAEAEPDTRPGVLLLHGLMGRAFHWAGTARWLRERRRVVALDQRGHGQSARPPAASGGTPTALGREAFVADAEATVEQLGLAPVTLIGHSMGALTAWQLAARRPDLVEAVVICDMRASALGAASQQEWEDWFHHWPLPFPTQDAARRWFGEDDPRVERPDPGRGAFFAEVMHEASDGWRPVFSRRQMLTARETWVYDAHWEELAQVRCPTLVVRGLDGELGRAEAQEMVRVLPAGQYAEIPDAGHYLHYDQPTAWREVLEPFLDGIKTETPDTHPTHLPRSRPMPE, from the coding sequence GTGGTACAGCGCGTCGATGTGACAGGGGCCGAAGGTGTCCGCCTGGCTGCCTGGGAGTTCCGCGAAGCAGAGGCCGAGCCCGACACCCGCCCGGGCGTGCTGTTACTGCACGGCCTGATGGGCCGCGCCTTCCACTGGGCAGGCACCGCCCGCTGGCTCCGCGAGCGCCGCCGCGTCGTGGCCCTGGACCAGCGCGGACACGGCCAGAGCGCCCGCCCGCCCGCCGCCTCCGGCGGCACCCCGACCGCCCTGGGCCGCGAGGCCTTCGTGGCGGACGCCGAAGCCACCGTCGAGCAGCTCGGCCTCGCCCCCGTGACCCTGATCGGCCACTCCATGGGCGCCCTCACCGCCTGGCAGCTCGCGGCCCGCCGCCCGGACCTGGTCGAAGCCGTGGTCATCTGCGACATGCGCGCCTCCGCCCTGGGCGCGGCCTCCCAGCAGGAGTGGGAGGACTGGTTCCACCACTGGCCTCTGCCCTTTCCCACCCAGGACGCGGCCCGCCGCTGGTTCGGCGAGGACGACCCCCGGGTGGAGCGGCCCGATCCCGGCCGCGGCGCCTTCTTCGCCGAGGTCATGCACGAGGCGTCGGACGGCTGGCGTCCGGTCTTCTCCCGCCGCCAGATGCTGACGGCCCGCGAGACGTGGGTGTACGACGCCCACTGGGAGGAGCTCGCCCAGGTCCGCTGCCCGACCCTGGTGGTCCGCGGCCTGGACGGCGAACTGGGCCGGGCCGAGGCCCAGGAAATGGTCCGCGTCCTCCCGGCCGGCCAGTACGCGGAAATCCCCGACGCGGGCCACTACCTCCACTACGACCAGCCGACGGCCTGGCGCGAAGTCCTGGAACCCTTCCTCGACGGCATCAAAACCGAGACCCCCGACACCCACCCGACGCACCTGCCGCGGAGCCGACCGATGCCGGAGTGA
- a CDS encoding transporter, whose amino-acid sequence MTSSSPSPANPATGTAAGPAGTVTASASGAPGPTDAAGAAGATRVPSAASVPLTPVFVRLKLSLLRNGLKGSSKRKAAYFSTLALALVVGFFVTLGLALLHGNAHAGTVVVLLAAILALGWTFMPLFFPSGDETLDPSRLVMLPLRPRPLVQALLASSLVGIGPLFTLCLAIGSVLAVARGAAGAVAAVVAAPLLVLGCVALARAVATANVRLLTSRKGRDLAVLSGLLIAVGGQVANFASQSLFQAGGLASLEPVEDVVRWLPPATAIGMVDSASEGAYGVAAAQLALTLAAVIALLWFWERTLTRLMVTPDGSTITAARPMKDRGAGGRRSLLPAGRTGATMRRTLRYAVRDPKTKSGWVTSLAIGVIIPVFNALQGSGSVYLGCFGAGMLGMLMYNQFGQDTSAFWMVAQTISSTRDAYVELRARAAALALVTVPYTVLVTSVTAAVIGDWSALPAATGLALALLGSMLCTGALASAHFPYSIPSDGAFKNVAPGQGGLAWGGILAGMVVSAIVSAPVIVMTIWLNVGDHQDISWIVLPLGAAWGTLAAWAGLRLAAPTVARKLPEILWAVSKG is encoded by the coding sequence ATGACCTCGTCCTCGCCCTCGCCCGCCAACCCGGCTACCGGAACGGCTGCCGGACCGGCCGGCACCGTGACCGCCTCCGCCTCCGGAGCCCCGGGGCCCACGGACGCCGCAGGCGCCGCAGGCGCCACCCGGGTCCCGTCCGCCGCGTCGGTCCCGCTGACCCCGGTCTTCGTCCGCCTCAAGCTGTCGCTGCTGCGCAACGGACTGAAGGGCTCCTCGAAGCGCAAGGCCGCCTACTTCTCGACGCTCGCCCTCGCCCTGGTCGTCGGCTTCTTCGTGACGCTCGGCCTGGCCCTGCTGCACGGGAACGCCCACGCGGGCACGGTCGTCGTGCTGCTGGCCGCGATCCTGGCCCTCGGCTGGACCTTCATGCCGCTGTTCTTCCCCTCCGGGGACGAGACCCTCGACCCGAGCCGGCTGGTCATGCTGCCGCTGCGCCCGCGTCCTCTCGTACAGGCCCTCCTCGCCTCCTCGCTGGTCGGCATCGGGCCGCTGTTCACCCTGTGCCTGGCCATCGGTTCCGTACTGGCCGTGGCACGCGGCGCAGCCGGCGCGGTGGCCGCGGTGGTGGCCGCGCCCCTGCTGGTGCTCGGCTGCGTGGCCCTCGCCCGGGCGGTGGCCACGGCCAACGTACGGCTGCTCACCAGCCGCAAGGGACGCGACCTGGCCGTGCTCAGCGGCCTGCTGATCGCGGTGGGCGGGCAGGTGGCCAACTTCGCCAGCCAGAGCCTGTTCCAGGCGGGTGGCCTGGCCTCGCTGGAGCCCGTCGAGGATGTCGTGCGCTGGCTGCCGCCGGCGACCGCCATCGGCATGGTGGACTCGGCGAGCGAGGGCGCGTACGGGGTGGCGGCCGCCCAGCTGGCCCTGACCCTGGCCGCGGTGATCGCCCTCCTGTGGTTCTGGGAGCGGACCCTGACCCGGCTGATGGTCACCCCGGACGGCTCGACCATCACCGCGGCCCGGCCGATGAAGGACCGCGGCGCGGGCGGCCGGCGGTCCCTGCTGCCCGCCGGACGCACGGGAGCGACGATGCGGCGCACCCTGCGCTACGCCGTCCGCGATCCGAAGACCAAGTCGGGCTGGGTGACCTCGCTGGCGATCGGCGTGATCATCCCTGTCTTCAACGCCCTCCAGGGCTCGGGGTCCGTATACCTCGGCTGCTTCGGCGCGGGCATGCTCGGCATGCTGATGTACAACCAGTTCGGTCAGGACACCTCGGCGTTCTGGATGGTCGCGCAGACCATCTCCTCCACGCGCGACGCGTACGTCGAACTGCGCGCGCGGGCCGCCGCGCTGGCCCTGGTCACCGTCCCGTACACGGTGCTGGTCACCTCGGTCACGGCCGCGGTGATCGGCGACTGGTCCGCCCTCCCGGCGGCCACGGGCCTGGCCCTGGCCCTGCTGGGTTCGATGCTCTGCACGGGTGCGCTGGCCTCGGCCCACTTCCCGTACTCGATCCCGTCGGACGGCGCCTTCAAGAACGTCGCCCCGGGGCAGGGCGGTCTCGCCTGGGGCGGAATCCTCGCCGGGATGGTGGTCTCGGCGATCGTCTCCGCGCCGGTGATCGTCATGACGATCTGGCTCAACGTGGGTGACCACCAGGACATCTCCTGGATCGTGCTCCCGCTGGGTGCGGCCTGGGGCACGCTGGCCGCCTGGGCGGGCCTGCGACTCGCGGCCCCCACGGTGGCGCGCAAGCTCCCGGAGATCCTGTGGGCGGTCAGCAAGGGCTGA
- a CDS encoding sigma-70 family RNA polymerase sigma factor, giving the protein MPKDAPPRWDRRMQQRLARGEAAALGELYDRFASLVHSLAHRVLGDEKAADRITREVFGYIWENPDAYDPKQGSMRSWVARITQGQAVARLRQAELGRGSREELEQKVRSANAAARADYIVTSMPAPLRAALELAYFKRRDYRQAAADLQISEDEARRRLRLGLQLLSTANALPQEESAQSGYGTPR; this is encoded by the coding sequence ATGCCGAAGGACGCACCACCGCGCTGGGACCGCCGCATGCAGCAGCGACTCGCCCGTGGCGAGGCCGCCGCGCTCGGGGAGCTGTACGACCGGTTCGCCTCGCTCGTGCACAGCCTGGCGCACCGGGTGCTGGGCGACGAGAAGGCGGCTGACCGGATCACCCGCGAGGTGTTCGGCTACATCTGGGAGAACCCGGACGCCTACGACCCCAAGCAGGGCTCCATGCGCTCATGGGTCGCCCGGATCACCCAGGGCCAGGCCGTTGCCCGGCTGCGCCAGGCCGAACTGGGCCGGGGCTCCCGCGAGGAGCTGGAGCAGAAGGTGCGCAGCGCCAACGCGGCCGCCCGCGCCGACTACATCGTCACCTCGATGCCCGCGCCCCTGCGCGCCGCGCTGGAACTCGCGTACTTCAAGCGGCGCGACTACCGGCAGGCCGCCGCCGACCTGCAGATCAGCGAGGACGAGGCGCGGCGCAGGCTGCGGCTCGGGCTGCAGTTGCTGTCGACCGCCAACGCCCTCCCGCAGGAGGAATCCGCCCAGTCCGGATATGGAACACCCCGATGA
- a CDS encoding bifunctional DNA primase/polymerase, with amino-acid sequence MEETIGVTETAPIPKQRGEQLLDHAVRYAEERHWDVFAGTWLEPGDGRELCSCGAEDCPAPGAHPAVKDWAAHATGSAVQVRRIWAKHPQASILLPTGRTFDALDVPESAGFLALARLERMERTLGPVTLTPEHRMLFFVLPGAGVKVPDLVRKLGWPAATIDLVARGEGEYVAAPPTRFGGRGSVQWARRPTPANRWLPDTEELIDALAYACGSEAAAERKRRQG; translated from the coding sequence GTGGAAGAGACCATCGGAGTCACGGAGACCGCACCCATCCCCAAGCAGCGCGGCGAGCAGCTGCTGGACCATGCCGTGCGGTACGCGGAAGAACGGCACTGGGATGTCTTCGCCGGCACCTGGTTGGAGCCCGGGGACGGCCGCGAGCTGTGCTCCTGCGGGGCCGAGGACTGCCCGGCGCCCGGCGCGCACCCGGCGGTGAAGGACTGGGCGGCGCACGCCACCGGCAGCGCGGTGCAGGTGCGCCGGATCTGGGCGAAGCACCCGCAGGCCTCGATCCTGCTGCCGACGGGCCGGACCTTCGACGCGCTCGACGTGCCCGAGTCGGCCGGATTCCTCGCGCTGGCGCGGCTGGAGCGGATGGAGCGCACCCTCGGGCCGGTCACGCTCACGCCCGAACACCGGATGCTGTTCTTCGTCCTGCCGGGCGCCGGCGTCAAGGTGCCCGACCTGGTGCGCAAGCTGGGCTGGCCGGCCGCCACGATCGACCTGGTGGCACGGGGCGAGGGCGAGTACGTGGCGGCGCCGCCCACCCGGTTCGGCGGCCGGGGCTCGGTCCAGTGGGCGCGGCGGCCCACGCCGGCGAACCGGTGGCTGCCGGACACCGAGGAGCTGATCGACGCTCTGGCGTACGCGTGCGGCAGTGAGGCCGCGGCGGAACGCAAGCGCCGCCAGGGCTGA
- a CDS encoding metal-dependent transcriptional regulator codes for MSGLIDTTEMYLRTILELEEEGVVPMRARIAERLDQSGPTVSQTVARMERDGLVAVASDRHLELTEEGRRLATRVMRKHRLAECLLVDVIGLEWEQVHAEACRWEHVMSEAVERRVLELLRHPTESPYGNPIPGLEELGEKAEADPFLEDGMVSLSELDPGSEGKTVVVRRIGEPIQTDAQLMYTLRRAGVQPGSVVSVTESPGGVLVGSGGEAAELDVEVASHVFVAKR; via the coding sequence ATGTCCGGACTGATCGATACCACGGAGATGTATCTCCGCACCATCCTCGAGCTGGAAGAGGAAGGCGTGGTACCCATGCGCGCCCGCATCGCCGAGCGGCTCGACCAGAGCGGTCCGACGGTGAGCCAGACGGTGGCGCGCATGGAGCGGGACGGCTTGGTGGCGGTCGCCAGCGACCGGCACCTTGAGCTGACGGAGGAGGGGCGTCGACTGGCTACGCGTGTCATGCGCAAGCACCGGCTCGCGGAGTGTCTGCTCGTCGACGTCATCGGGCTGGAGTGGGAGCAGGTGCACGCGGAGGCCTGCCGGTGGGAGCACGTGATGAGCGAGGCGGTGGAGCGGCGGGTGCTGGAGCTGCTGCGCCACCCGACCGAGTCGCCGTACGGGAACCCGATCCCCGGGCTGGAGGAGCTGGGTGAGAAGGCCGAGGCCGACCCGTTCCTCGAGGACGGCATGGTCAGTCTGTCCGAGCTCGACCCGGGTTCCGAGGGCAAGACGGTGGTCGTCCGCCGGATCGGTGAGCCGATCCAGACGGATGCGCAGCTGATGTACACGCTCCGGCGGGCCGGCGTGCAGCCCGGCTCGGTGGTGAGCGTGACCGAGTCCCCGGGGGGCGTGCTGGTCGGCAGTGGCGGCGAGGCCGCCGAGCTGGACGTGGAGGTCGCTTCGCACGTGTTCGTCGCGAAGCGCTGA
- a CDS encoding transcriptional regulator, whose amino-acid sequence MAARPLVARQPNERLQALIQEAGCSNAGLARRVNMCGAEHGLDLRYDKTSVARWLRGQQPRGRAPGIIAEALGRKLGRTVTIDEIGMANGKNLASGVGLQFSPTVVGAIEQVCELWRSDVGRRDFLAGSSVAASALVEPSRDWLITGADTQVARSGGSRVGMPDVEAVRATTEALKDLDHRFGSGHVRPVVVHYLNSVVSGLIGGSYREPVGRALFAAVARLTELAGYMAVDTGQPGLAQRYYIQALRLAQAAGDRAYGGYVLAASMSHLAAELGNPREIAQLARAAQEGTRGQVTPRVEAMFYAAEARGHALLGDTRATAVLSGRAVSALERAEPESGDDPVWIRHFDAAYLADELAHCHRDLGQADAAARRAEEALRGLPAGKARRRAIGLLLLAAAQVQQREVEQACLTATQAAELLEGLRSNRGVEYLDDFRARLEPYREEAAVREFAARLEVTA is encoded by the coding sequence ATGGCAGCCAGGCCTCTCGTCGCCCGCCAGCCGAACGAACGGCTGCAGGCGCTCATCCAGGAAGCCGGGTGCTCCAACGCCGGGCTAGCCCGGCGCGTGAACATGTGCGGGGCCGAGCACGGTCTCGATCTCCGCTACGACAAGACCTCCGTGGCCCGGTGGCTGCGCGGCCAGCAGCCGCGCGGCCGGGCTCCCGGAATCATCGCCGAGGCGCTCGGGCGCAAACTCGGCCGGACCGTCACGATCGACGAGATCGGCATGGCCAACGGCAAGAACCTCGCTTCAGGGGTCGGCCTGCAGTTCTCCCCGACCGTCGTCGGCGCCATCGAGCAGGTCTGCGAGCTGTGGCGCAGCGATGTCGGCCGCCGTGACTTCCTCGCCGGCTCCAGCGTGGCCGCCTCCGCGCTCGTCGAGCCGAGCCGCGACTGGCTGATCACCGGGGCCGACACCCAGGTGGCCCGCAGTGGCGGCTCGCGGGTCGGCATGCCGGACGTCGAGGCGGTCCGCGCGACCACCGAGGCGCTCAAGGACCTCGACCACCGCTTCGGCAGCGGGCACGTCAGGCCGGTGGTCGTGCACTACCTCAACTCGGTGGTGTCCGGGCTGATCGGCGGCTCGTACCGGGAACCCGTCGGGCGGGCCCTGTTCGCGGCGGTGGCCCGGCTGACCGAGCTCGCCGGCTACATGGCGGTGGACACGGGCCAGCCGGGCCTGGCCCAGCGCTACTACATCCAGGCGCTGCGCCTGGCCCAGGCGGCGGGGGACCGGGCGTACGGGGGCTACGTGCTCGCAGCGTCCATGAGCCACCTGGCCGCCGAACTGGGCAACCCGAGGGAGATCGCGCAGCTGGCCCGGGCCGCCCAGGAGGGGACGCGCGGGCAGGTCACCCCGCGGGTCGAGGCCATGTTCTACGCGGCCGAGGCGCGCGGGCACGCGCTGCTCGGGGACACCCGGGCGACGGCGGTGCTGTCCGGGCGGGCGGTGAGCGCGCTGGAGCGGGCCGAGCCGGAGTCGGGTGACGACCCGGTGTGGATCCGCCACTTCGACGCGGCGTACCTGGCGGACGAGCTGGCCCACTGCCACCGCGACCTGGGCCAGGCGGACGCGGCGGCCAGGCGGGCGGAGGAGGCCCTGCGGGGTCTCCCGGCGGGCAAGGCACGCCGCCGGGCGATCGGGCTGCTGCTGCTGGCGGCGGCGCAGGTGCAGCAGCGGGAGGTGGAACAGGCCTGCCTGACGGCGACGCAGGCGGCGGAGCTGCTGGAGGGGCTCCGCTCGAACCGGGGCGTGGAGTACCTGGACGACTTCCGGGCGCGGCTGGAGCCGTACCGGGAGGAGGCGGCGGTGCGGGAGTTCGCGGCGCGGCTGGAGGTGACGGCCTAG
- a CDS encoding ABC transporter ATP-binding protein codes for MPDQGDATGGTYGTGGARSAPPAVRVEGLWKRFGEQVAVAGIDLELPAGQFIGLVGPNGAGKTTTLSMVTGLLRPDMGRVHVAGHDVWADPTEVKARIGVLPEGLRLFERLSGRELLGYMGRLRGLPGEETDKRATQLLDVLDLAGSQHKLVVDYSTGMRKKIGLAAALLHNPEVLFLDEPFEGVDPVSAQTIRGVLERYTASGATVIFSSHVMELVESLCDWVAVMAAGRIRAAGPLADVRGSAPSLQAAFLELVGAHGRDAAGDSLDWLGGGSGAGSR; via the coding sequence ATGCCGGACCAGGGCGATGCGACGGGTGGAACGTACGGAACGGGTGGCGCGCGATCCGCGCCGCCCGCCGTGCGCGTGGAAGGTCTGTGGAAGCGGTTCGGCGAGCAGGTGGCCGTCGCCGGGATAGACCTGGAGCTGCCCGCGGGGCAGTTCATCGGCCTGGTGGGCCCCAACGGCGCGGGCAAGACGACCACGCTGTCGATGGTGACCGGCCTGCTGCGCCCGGACATGGGGCGGGTCCACGTCGCGGGGCACGACGTGTGGGCGGACCCGACCGAGGTGAAGGCGCGGATCGGCGTACTGCCCGAGGGGCTGCGGCTCTTCGAGCGGCTGTCGGGACGCGAACTGCTCGGCTACATGGGCCGGCTGCGCGGGCTGCCGGGCGAGGAGACCGACAAGCGGGCGACGCAGCTGCTGGACGTCCTCGACCTCGCGGGCTCGCAGCACAAACTGGTCGTGGACTACTCGACCGGTATGCGCAAGAAGATCGGCCTGGCGGCGGCGCTGCTGCACAACCCCGAAGTGCTCTTCCTGGACGAGCCGTTCGAGGGCGTCGACCCGGTGTCGGCGCAGACCATCCGCGGGGTGCTGGAGCGCTACACGGCCTCCGGTGCCACGGTCATCTTCTCCTCCCACGTGATGGAGCTCGTCGAGTCGCTGTGCGACTGGGTGGCCGTGATGGCCGCCGGCCGGATCCGCGCCGCGGGCCCGCTGGCCGACGTACGGGGCTCCGCGCCCTCGCTGCAGGCCGCCTTCCTCGAACTGGTCGGCGCACACGGGCGGGACGCGGCCGGTGACTCGCTGGACTGGCTCGGCGGCGGCTCCGGGGCGGGATCGCGATGA